The proteins below are encoded in one region of Triticum aestivum cultivar Chinese Spring chromosome 1B, IWGSC CS RefSeq v2.1, whole genome shotgun sequence:
- the LOC123094178 gene encoding non-specific lipid-transfer protein 1 isoform X1 — MAPAWTRGARAVAPAVLLVAALLVALAPRGASAALSCSTVYNELMPCLGYVQSGGAVRRACCSGIKTLVSRARARPDRRAACACLKTVAAAAAGGPYLGRAAGLPGRCGVQPPFKIDPNVNCNAYVTPKQKA; from the coding sequence ATGGCTCCTGCCTGGACCAGGGGCGCCCGCGCGGTCGCGCCGGCCGTGCTCCTCGTGGCGGCGCTGCTGGTGGCGCTGGCGCCGCGGGGCGCGAGCGCGGCGCTGTCGTGCTCCACGGTCTACAACGAGCTGATGCCGTGCCTCGGGTACGTGCAGTCGGGCGGGGCGGTGCGGCGGGCGTGCTGCTCGGGGATCAAGACGCTCGTGTCCAGGGCGCGCGCCAGGCCCGACCGCCGCGCCGCCTGCGCCTGCCTCAAGACcgtggccgccgccgcggccggcggGCCCTACCTCGGCCGCGCCGCGGGGTTGCCCGGCAGGTGCGGCGTCCAGCCGCCCTTCAAGATCGACCCCAACGTCAACTGCAACGCGTACGTGACACCAAAACAAAAGGCATAA
- the LOC123094178 gene encoding non-specific lipid-transfer protein 1 isoform X2, with the protein MAPAWTRGARAVAPAVLLVAALLVALAPRGASAALSCSTVYNELMPCLGYVQSGGAVRRACCSGIKTLVSRARARPDRRAACACLKTVAAAAAGGPYLGRAAGLPGRCGVQPPFKIDPNVNCNAV; encoded by the exons ATGGCTCCTGCCTGGACCAGGGGCGCCCGCGCGGTCGCGCCGGCCGTGCTCCTCGTGGCGGCGCTGCTGGTGGCGCTGGCGCCGCGGGGCGCGAGCGCGGCGCTGTCGTGCTCCACGGTCTACAACGAGCTGATGCCGTGCCTCGGGTACGTGCAGTCGGGCGGGGCGGTGCGGCGGGCGTGCTGCTCGGGGATCAAGACGCTCGTGTCCAGGGCGCGCGCCAGGCCCGACCGCCGCGCCGCCTGCGCCTGCCTCAAGACcgtggccgccgccgcggccggcggGCCCTACCTCGGCCGCGCCGCGGGGTTGCCCGGCAGGTGCGGCGTCCAGCCGCCCTTCAAGATCGACCCCAACGTCAACTGCAACGC GGTATAA